The genomic interval GGCGGCGGTTTTGGTTCTTAATGATCGACCCATGTGTGCCCAAAAAATGACCATAAGTTTCGTGCTCTGCCCCTGTAATGCAACTTCCGACAGGACCGGCCTTCAGAGATTTGACCAATTTGCGGGCATTTTTCCCCTGGCGAGACTCTTGCAACGGGAAGGACAAGAGTTCCCCATCACCCCCACGGCCGCCATAGCCGCCGGCCGCAGCGGGTTCCCTCCCAACGACGCGACGGGACTGATGACGATCTGAAGGCAACGCATTCAGAAAGGATCAGCCCTTGACACCCAAACCGAAGATCAAAGACCTTCTCGACGAAAGCGCCTGCGCCCACAACAAGACGCGGAAGACCGCCTGCAACGCGCCGACTCCGGGGGCGACGACCGGCGGCTGCGCCTTCGAGGGGGCGCAGATCACCCTCTTTCCCTACGCCGACGCCGCCCACCTGGTCCACGGGCCGATGACCTGCCTCGGCGCCTCCTGGGAAACCCGCGCCACAAAGACGGGCTGGGAGGGGCGCGACCTGACCCAGGTCGGCTTCACCACGGGGATCTCCACGAAGGACGTGGTCTTCGGCGGCGAGCAGAAGCTTCTCGACGCGATCGGCTACATCGTGGAGCGCTACGCCCCCGAGGCCGTCTTTGTCTACGCCACCTGCGTCACCGCCCTCATCGGCGACGACATCGACGCGGTCTGCAGGCACGCCGAGGGCAAGCACGGTGTCCCGGTCGTCCCGGTCCACGCTCCCGGCTTCGTCGGCAGCAAGAACCTCGGCAGCCGCCTCGGCGGCGAGGCGGCCCTGGCGGGCCTGATCGGCACGGCGGAGCCGGAAGAGGCCACCCCCTTCGACATCAACCTCATCGGCGAGTACAACGTCACCGGCGACATGTGGCAGTATTCGCACCTGCTCGAGGAACTCGGCATCCGCGTTCTCTCCACCCTGAGCGGCGACGGCCGCATCGCCCGGATCCGCACCGCCCACCGCGCCCGGCTCAACGTCATCGTCTGCGCCAAGTCCCTCGTCTCCCTGACCCGCAAAATGGAGGAGCGCTACGGCATCCCCTCCGTCTCTCTCTCCTTCTACGGCAAGCGCGATACCAGCGCAGGCCTTCTCGCCATCGCCGAAGCCCTGGGGGATGCGGAGCTGGTCGCTCGGACCAGGCGCCTGGTCGCCCGGGAGGAGGCGAAGCTGGAAGAAAAGCTCAAGCCGTACCGGGAGGTTTTCCGCGGCAAGAAGGCGGTGCTCAATACCGGCGGCAACAAGAGCTGGTCGATCGCCTCGGCCCTGCAGGACCTGGGGATCGAGGTGGTGGCCACGGCGGTGAAGAAGGCCACCGAGGCCGACCGCGAAAAGGCGCGGGAGCATCTGGGGGAGAAGGGGGTGCTGATGATGAACCCCGGCGCCGAGCAGTCGAAAATCATCGACGAGACCGGGGCGCATCTGCTGCTGGCCGGCGGGCGCAGCCTTTACACGGCGATCAAGAAGGGGATCGCCTTCGCCGACGTCAACCAGGAGAAGAAGAAGAGTTACGGCGGCTACGGCGGCCTGCTGAACCTGGCCGAAGATCTCAAAAACGCGCTGGAGAACCCGGTCTTTACAAACGTCGCCCGGAGGGCCCCATGGGAGAAGTGAGCCGCAAGTCGAAGAAACCGCTGCAGGTCAACCCCTTCAAGCTTTCCCAGCCGATGGGGGCGGCGCTCGCTTTTCTGGGGGTGGACCGCTGCATGCCGCTGATGCACGGCGCCATCGGCTGCACCAGCTATACCAAGGTCTACTACACCCGTCACTTCGCCGAGCCGATCGCCATCCAGACCACCGCCGTCTCCGACGTCACGGCGATCCTCGACGGCGGCGACTACAGCATCGTCGAATCGGTGAAGAACATCACCGGCAAGGTCACCCCCAGCCTGATCGGCCTGCACACCACGGGGCTGACAGAAACCAAGGGGGACGACATCCGCGCCGTCGCCGGCAAGATCGACTTTCCCCTGGTTCACGTCAACACCCCCGACTACGAGGGGGGGCTCGAGAGCGGCTGGGCCCTGGCGACGAGGGCGATGATCGAGCAGCTGGTCACGCCGACCGAGTCCATCGACGACGACAAGCTGGCGCTCCTGCCCCACGCGAGCCTGACGCCGGTCGAGGTGGAGAAGATCAAGGAGTTCATCGCCTCCTTCGGCTACGAGGTGCTGGCGCTGCCCGACCTGTCGACCTCCCTCGACGGCCATCTCGGCGAGAAGCAGGCGGCCCTCTCCGGCGGCGGCATCTCTGTCGAGCAGATCCGGGGGCTGGCCGACGCCGGACTGGTCGTCACCGTCGGCGACTCGATGCAGGGGTGCGCCAGGGCGCTTCTCGAGAAGAACCCCTTTGTCCGCCACCTTCACTTCCGCCACCTGGGAGGTCTCGAGGCGACCGACGCCCTGGCGGCGCGGCTGATGAAGGAGACGGGGGTCGAAAGGCCGCAGCCGCCCATCGCGCGTTGGCGCAAGCGCCTTCAGGACGCCATGCTCGACGGCCATTTCTCTCTCGGCCAGACCCGCGTCCTGGTCGTCGGCGAACCGGACCAGCTGGCCGGGTTCTGCCAGGCCCTGAACGAGG from Desulfuromonas sp. carries:
- the nifE gene encoding nitrogenase iron-molybdenum cofactor biosynthesis protein NifE — its product is MTPKPKIKDLLDESACAHNKTRKTACNAPTPGATTGGCAFEGAQITLFPYADAAHLVHGPMTCLGASWETRATKTGWEGRDLTQVGFTTGISTKDVVFGGEQKLLDAIGYIVERYAPEAVFVYATCVTALIGDDIDAVCRHAEGKHGVPVVPVHAPGFVGSKNLGSRLGGEAALAGLIGTAEPEEATPFDINLIGEYNVTGDMWQYSHLLEELGIRVLSTLSGDGRIARIRTAHRARLNVIVCAKSLVSLTRKMEERYGIPSVSLSFYGKRDTSAGLLAIAEALGDAELVARTRRLVAREEAKLEEKLKPYREVFRGKKAVLNTGGNKSWSIASALQDLGIEVVATAVKKATEADREKAREHLGEKGVLMMNPGAEQSKIIDETGAHLLLAGGRSLYTAIKKGIAFADVNQEKKKSYGGYGGLLNLAEDLKNALENPVFTNVARRAPWEK
- the nifN gene encoding nitrogenase iron-molybdenum cofactor biosynthesis protein NifN, coding for MGEVSRKSKKPLQVNPFKLSQPMGAALAFLGVDRCMPLMHGAIGCTSYTKVYYTRHFAEPIAIQTTAVSDVTAILDGGDYSIVESVKNITGKVTPSLIGLHTTGLTETKGDDIRAVAGKIDFPLVHVNTPDYEGGLESGWALATRAMIEQLVTPTESIDDDKLALLPHASLTPVEVEKIKEFIASFGYEVLALPDLSTSLDGHLGEKQAALSGGGISVEQIRGLADAGLVVTVGDSMQGCARALLEKNPFVRHLHFRHLGGLEATDALAARLMKETGVERPQPPIARWRKRLQDAMLDGHFSLGQTRVLVVGEPDQLAGFCQALNEAGARVAVAVSTVDSPQLETIPAAKVLVGDLEDAENLRDEYGLIVGNDHAEALARRFGKALVLRGFPNWEQVGNQLKNDVLYEGGAYFLFEAANAATALREHKEGH